A single Ignavibacteriales bacterium DNA region contains:
- a CDS encoding helix-turn-helix transcriptional regulator gives MLPLKVSKTLKLLGENIQLARLRRRLSMAQIAERAGISRPTLTAIEAGKPNVSIGNYAMVLFILGLLDDLTAVARDDVFGRKLQDAGIIVKKRAPGKRRSDNG, from the coding sequence ATGCTCCCTCTCAAAGTTTCCAAAACTCTTAAACTCCTGGGTGAAAATATTCAGCTCGCCCGTCTTCGCAGACGGCTCAGCATGGCACAGATTGCTGAAAGAGCCGGAATAAGCCGTCCGACACTTACTGCTATCGAAGCGGGTAAACCCAACGTAAGCATCGGTAATTATGCAATGGTGCTTTTTATACTCGGATTGCTTGATGATCTCACCGCCGTTGCCCGCGATGATGTGTTTGGCAGAAAACTACAGGATGCGGGAATTATTGTTAAAAAACGTGCTCCCGGGAAGAGAAGGTCTGATAATGGCTAA
- a CDS encoding RICIN domain-containing protein, producing MLLRISIFLLIFFSVLYPQSINDLIPKGTAFFIQSAQNEGKPGGYWDISGGEDKIRTGAEIQVYNLEKNEKDRRYAVKNSQTPGYVNIHIAGVAGNICVKGNSSKNGTKLALAQPSSFPEQNFTFRYVGNGRFKIYNQNGSLITLAGRKSSNGSDLVMWEDHEGLFTEWLLINVETGKPLNLDAEINKLAGGTGDKIEDAGIVYIQSALSYGKNLNGYFDVPGVAEAVNGNNLQVYWLSDFNDDRKYQIIPSNSNIQYYSIALAENNTLLVDAGNPSSPAGTNISLVDMNNSEGQNFSFRHLGNGRYKIVAQNGKVISLANRTDANSSNIQTGVDESGAWTEWYLIDVNTNQPYLPKQQKGGDPDISSVVLSPGSDPDAASLAAEIDNMYREIGGVEGKSASVVKNLLKSGNALSDARNVSIKVSSLNSKVNDINDAIVVFERLPFIGPAVKVMSTSLDYSGKQLERVDAALGAIKDNVIEPSVTNMQTAMRQNILLNSQIRYLKQYLVGVKQQISGLSKDGISYSKNDFAVMRQKISELTLSFSALNKSLSETEKNCKLINKIDAPAEKIVKGVKGFDKSIKQVDKIADEINKVLDKRFKKEIAKVKINISVRDVLEGGKVGKIAEKYVGDFVEDALKPVLKKLKIKMPEVPGADEFKNLLTESVEVTKKIRGESASLDDYSAKIASLIAYKPVQMAN from the coding sequence ATGTTGCTACGCATTTCAATTTTTCTTCTCATCTTTTTTTCTGTTCTTTACCCCCAGAGCATTAACGATCTGATTCCAAAAGGAACGGCATTCTTCATTCAGTCCGCTCAGAATGAAGGAAAGCCGGGCGGATACTGGGATATAAGCGGCGGTGAAGATAAAATCCGTACCGGCGCTGAAATTCAGGTATATAATCTCGAGAAAAATGAAAAGGACCGGCGCTATGCAGTAAAAAATTCGCAGACCCCGGGATATGTAAACATCCATATAGCAGGTGTCGCCGGAAATATCTGCGTTAAGGGGAACTCTTCAAAAAACGGCACCAAACTTGCTCTTGCCCAGCCTTCTTCCTTTCCTGAACAGAACTTTACGTTCCGCTATGTGGGGAACGGAAGATTTAAAATATATAACCAGAACGGATCACTGATTACTCTTGCCGGAAGAAAATCCTCCAACGGCAGCGATCTGGTGATGTGGGAGGACCACGAAGGGCTCTTCACCGAATGGCTGCTGATTAATGTTGAAACAGGAAAGCCGCTCAACCTTGATGCTGAAATCAACAAACTCGCCGGCGGCACAGGAGACAAGATTGAGGATGCCGGAATCGTATATATACAGTCAGCTCTCAGCTACGGAAAAAATCTGAACGGCTACTTTGACGTTCCCGGTGTTGCGGAGGCTGTGAACGGCAATAATCTGCAGGTTTACTGGCTCAGTGATTTTAATGATGACCGGAAGTATCAGATTATTCCGTCAAACTCAAACATACAATATTACAGCATCGCTCTCGCTGAAAACAATACCCTGCTGGTTGATGCAGGAAATCCCTCCTCCCCTGCCGGCACAAATATCTCGCTTGTTGACATGAACAACAGTGAGGGTCAGAACTTTTCTTTCAGACACCTGGGGAACGGACGATATAAAATTGTCGCCCAAAACGGAAAAGTGATTTCCCTTGCAAACCGGACCGATGCCAACAGCAGCAATATACAAACAGGTGTGGATGAGTCCGGCGCATGGACTGAATGGTATCTGATTGATGTAAATACCAATCAGCCGTATCTTCCCAAACAACAAAAAGGGGGCGATCCTGATATCTCTTCCGTTGTGCTTTCTCCCGGAAGTGATCCGGATGCTGCATCACTCGCTGCTGAGATAGATAATATGTACCGTGAAATCGGCGGTGTTGAAGGCAAATCAGCTTCGGTTGTTAAGAATCTTCTTAAGTCAGGTAACGCGCTCAGTGATGCCCGAAATGTTTCGATTAAGGTCAGTTCGCTCAATTCTAAAGTGAATGACATTAATGATGCAATAGTTGTTTTTGAACGGCTCCCGTTTATCGGCCCCGCTGTAAAAGTAATGTCAACATCACTTGATTATTCCGGCAAGCAGCTGGAAAGAGTTGATGCGGCACTCGGAGCAATTAAAGATAACGTTATAGAGCCCTCCGTGACTAACATGCAGACCGCCATGAGGCAAAACATTCTTCTTAATTCCCAGATCAGGTATCTGAAACAATATCTCGTTGGAGTAAAACAGCAGATTTCAGGTCTTTCAAAAGACGGCATATCATATTCAAAGAATGATTTCGCGGTAATGCGTCAGAAAATTTCTGAGCTGACTCTTTCATTCTCTGCGCTTAATAAAAGTCTTTCTGAAACAGAAAAGAACTGTAAACTCATTAACAAGATTGATGCCCCTGCCGAAAAAATTGTAAAAGGTGTGAAGGGATTTGATAAGTCCATCAAGCAGGTTGATAAAATAGCCGACGAGATTAACAAAGTGCTTGATAAACGCTTCAAAAAAGAAATAGCAAAAGTGAAAATTAATATCAGCGTGAGAGATGTGCTTGAGGGAGGCAAAGTCGGTAAAATAGCGGAAAAATATGTGGGCGACTTTGTTGAAGATGCACTTAAACCGGTACTGAAAAAACTTAAAATTAAAATGCCTGAAGTACCCGGCGCTGATGAATTCAAAAATCTTCTGACTGAAAGTGTTGAAGTTACTAAAAAAATCAGAGGTGAAAGTGCTTCACTTGATGATTACAGCGCAAAGATTGCCTCTCTTATTGCTTACAAACCGGTTCAAATGGCCAACTGA
- a CDS encoding cytochrome C — protein MKVLKILGISVLVLVVLAGAFLLWFNSAYPKVSEPVKLKVQMTPEQIARGKYLANHVTVCMDCHSSRDWSKYSGPMVKGTEGKGGDMFNEQIGGVPGTIYAPNITPAGIGSYTDGELLRAFTQGVTASHRALFPLMPYTSYSKLSMSDAEAIIAYIRSLEPIENAVPVSELNFPMNLIVKTIPLEKYNPSPEQDTADIVAYGKYLTTIAACGDCHTPADKGTPLPGMEFAGGFTFQMPGGLLASANITPDKETGIGSWTKEQFVARFKSFSTDSAMNIAVNGIYDFNTVMPWTMYGGMTEHDLGAIYEYLATLKPVSNKVTRWDNSKQLPGMVIK, from the coding sequence ATGAAAGTACTAAAGATACTTGGTATCAGCGTTCTCGTTTTAGTTGTTCTTGCCGGAGCATTTTTGCTCTGGTTTAATTCCGCCTATCCAAAGGTCAGCGAGCCGGTTAAACTGAAAGTTCAGATGACTCCGGAGCAGATTGCACGGGGCAAATATCTTGCTAACCATGTAACCGTTTGTATGGACTGCCACTCATCGCGTGACTGGTCGAAGTATTCCGGTCCGATGGTCAAGGGTACTGAAGGCAAAGGTGGGGATATGTTTAATGAGCAGATCGGCGGAGTGCCGGGGACCATTTACGCGCCGAATATTACTCCCGCCGGCATAGGCAGCTATACTGACGGAGAACTGCTCAGAGCATTTACTCAGGGCGTTACCGCCTCACACCGCGCGCTTTTTCCGCTGATGCCTTATACCTCATATAGTAAACTTTCCATGAGCGATGCTGAAGCAATTATTGCGTATATACGCTCGCTTGAGCCGATTGAGAATGCTGTTCCGGTATCGGAACTGAACTTCCCGATGAACCTGATTGTAAAAACCATTCCGCTGGAAAAGTATAATCCGTCTCCGGAGCAGGATACCGCTGATATCGTGGCTTACGGAAAATATCTGACCACCATAGCTGCCTGCGGCGACTGCCACACTCCTGCAGATAAAGGAACACCGCTCCCCGGTATGGAATTTGCCGGCGGATTTACGTTCCAGATGCCGGGCGGATTGCTTGCATCAGCCAATATAACACCCGACAAAGAAACCGGAATCGGGAGCTGGACCAAAGAACAGTTTGTAGCCCGCTTCAAATCATTCTCAACCGACAGCGCCATGAATATTGCAGTCAATGGTATATATGACTTTAATACCGTGATGCCCTGGACAATGTACGGAGGCATGACCGAGCATGATCTCGGAGCCATTTATGAATACCTTGCAACCCTGAAACCGGTATCAAATAAGGTAACCCGGTGGGATAACAGCAAACAGCTCCCGGGCATGGTAATTAAATAA
- a CDS encoding glucosidase — protein sequence MNEEKIRLLPENRKQWLLWGPYLSDRQWGTVREDYSRGGDAWSYCTHDHARSKAYRWGEEGIGGISDAKQRLCFSLAMWNGKDPFIKERFFGLAGPEGNHGEDVKEMYYYLDSLPSHAYMKMLYKYPQNRFPYEDLLDTNRRRNRSEREYELMDTGIFDNDEYFDVFIEYAKAGPVDICIRITAENRGKQDAPLYLIPQLWFRNRWSWGQDEYKPEMQLQNDGDIYIHHRSMGEKHLYYEGEAVPAFCENETNIKRLYGVKKDGFFKDGINDYVISGNNETVNPQQRGSKAGLIYTVTVPAGGKKELRLRLTSGTVKKPFAQFNAVFTKRIKEADQFYRELQTHTSGRDARNIQRQAWGGMLWTKQFYYYDVSQWLRGDPGQPPPPPERNFGRNNTWFNLNNADIISMPDKWEYPWYAAWDLAFHCIPLAMIDPQFAKDQLKLLTREWYMHPNGQLPAYEWNFSDVNPPVHAWAAWRVYKIDQKLNGGKGDTDFLESILHKMLLNFTWWVNRKDENNRNVFQGGFLGLDNIGVFDRSSDLPTGGHLEQADGTSWMAMFSLNLLRISLELAGKNPVYEDIASKFLEHFLYIAGAMTNIAGEGISLWDDDDAFFYDVLHMPGDRVMPLKVRSMVGLIPLFAVEVIEPEIISHAPGFASRMEWFLNYRKDLAGLVSRWTVEGKGERRLFSLLRGHRLKKLLVRMLDETEFLSDYGVRALSKHHEKHPYILHAGGGSFSVKYIPAESDTGLFGGNSNWRGPIWFPVNFLIIESLQRFHHYFGDEFKIEYPAGSGTFITIEQAASELSERLARIFLRDKNGRRAVFGDNRKLQEDPHFRDYILFYEYFNGDTGEGLGASHQTGWTGLIAKLLTLHRDH from the coding sequence ATGAACGAAGAAAAAATCCGTCTGCTTCCGGAAAACAGAAAACAATGGCTATTATGGGGTCCTTATCTTTCTGACCGGCAATGGGGCACTGTCAGGGAAGATTACAGCCGGGGAGGTGATGCCTGGTCATATTGCACTCATGATCATGCCCGCAGCAAAGCCTACCGCTGGGGTGAAGAGGGTATCGGCGGCATCTCTGATGCAAAGCAGCGGTTATGTTTTTCCCTGGCGATGTGGAACGGTAAAGATCCTTTTATCAAAGAGAGATTCTTCGGGCTTGCCGGTCCGGAAGGGAATCATGGTGAGGATGTAAAGGAGATGTATTACTATCTGGATTCGCTCCCTTCGCACGCCTATATGAAAATGCTTTATAAATATCCGCAAAACAGATTTCCATACGAAGACCTTCTTGATACCAACCGCAGGCGCAACCGCTCCGAACGGGAATATGAGCTGATGGATACCGGCATATTCGATAATGATGAATATTTCGATGTATTCATCGAGTATGCAAAAGCCGGACCGGTTGACATTTGTATCCGCATAACTGCTGAAAACAGGGGAAAGCAGGATGCTCCACTGTATCTGATTCCGCAGCTCTGGTTCCGCAACCGCTGGTCATGGGGGCAGGATGAATACAAGCCTGAAATGCAGCTTCAGAATGACGGGGATATATATATACATCACCGCTCCATGGGAGAAAAACATCTGTATTATGAAGGTGAGGCGGTGCCCGCGTTTTGTGAGAATGAGACAAATATTAAGCGGCTGTACGGGGTGAAGAAGGATGGATTTTTTAAGGATGGCATAAATGATTATGTTATCTCAGGGAATAATGAGACGGTAAATCCGCAGCAGCGTGGGAGCAAAGCGGGGCTGATATATACAGTAACCGTGCCCGCGGGCGGAAAAAAAGAACTCCGGCTGCGGCTTACTTCAGGCACGGTAAAGAAGCCGTTTGCGCAGTTTAACGCGGTTTTTACCAAACGGATAAAAGAGGCAGACCAGTTTTACCGTGAACTGCAGACTCATACCTCAGGCAGGGATGCACGCAATATACAGCGGCAGGCATGGGGGGGGATGCTCTGGACAAAACAGTTTTATTATTATGATGTGTCCCAGTGGCTCCGGGGTGATCCGGGTCAGCCTCCTCCTCCCCCGGAGCGGAACTTCGGAAGAAACAATACCTGGTTTAATCTGAATAATGCCGATATAATTTCCATGCCCGATAAGTGGGAGTACCCGTGGTATGCCGCCTGGGACCTTGCATTTCACTGCATTCCTCTTGCAATGATAGATCCGCAGTTTGCAAAGGATCAGCTAAAGCTCCTTACGCGTGAATGGTATATGCATCCGAACGGACAGCTTCCGGCGTATGAGTGGAACTTCTCGGATGTTAATCCTCCTGTGCATGCATGGGCTGCCTGGCGTGTATATAAAATAGACCAGAAACTGAATGGCGGCAAGGGCGATACTGATTTTCTTGAAAGTATTCTCCATAAGATGCTGCTCAATTTTACCTGGTGGGTGAACCGGAAAGATGAAAACAACAGGAACGTATTTCAGGGGGGATTCCTTGGGCTGGATAACATCGGTGTTTTTGACCGCAGTTCGGATCTGCCGACAGGAGGACATCTTGAGCAGGCGGACGGCACCAGCTGGATGGCAATGTTCTCCCTTAATCTGCTCAGAATCTCGCTTGAGCTTGCAGGCAAAAATCCTGTTTATGAAGACATTGCCTCAAAATTTCTTGAGCACTTTTTATATATAGCAGGAGCAATGACCAATATAGCCGGAGAAGGAATCAGTCTTTGGGATGATGACGATGCGTTCTTTTATGATGTACTGCACATGCCGGGGGACCGCGTGATGCCGCTCAAGGTCCGTTCCATGGTTGGACTGATACCGCTCTTCGCTGTTGAAGTAATTGAACCGGAGATTATCAGTCATGCACCGGGGTTCGCAAGCCGCATGGAGTGGTTTCTTAATTACCGGAAAGATCTGGCGGGATTAGTGAGCAGATGGACTGTTGAGGGGAAAGGGGAAAGACGGCTTTTCTCGCTGCTGAGAGGACACCGTCTTAAGAAACTGCTGGTGAGGATGCTTGATGAAACGGAATTTCTCTCTGATTACGGCGTGCGTGCACTCTCAAAACATCACGAGAAGCATCCGTATATACTCCACGCCGGAGGAGGCTCATTTTCGGTGAAATATATACCGGCCGAATCGGATACGGGGCTTTTCGGCGGAAACTCTAACTGGCGGGGACCCATCTGGTTTCCGGTGAATTTTCTTATTATTGAATCGCTGCAGAGGTTTCATCACTATTTTGGCGATGAATTTAAAATAGAATATCCGGCGGGCTCCGGTACGTTTATTACTATCGAGCAGGCGGCAAGTGAGCTTTCAGAACGGCTCGCGCGTATCTTTCTCCGCGATAAAAACGGAAGAAGGGCAGTATTTGGAGATAACCGGAAACTGCAGGAGGATCCTCATTTCCGGGATTATATACTCTTTTATGAATATTTCAACGGGGATACCGGCGAGGGGCTTGGCGCTTCACATCAGACCGGATGGACCGGCCTGATAGCGAAGCTGCTGACTCTTCACCGAGATCACTGA
- the msrA gene encoding peptide-methionine (S)-S-oxide reductase MsrA encodes MFNKQIVNNLFFIILLFLLSSCSNEAKKNNISTQGDAVSDSLQTATFGGGCFWCVEAVFEEVKGVHSVISGYAGGHKENPTYNEVCDGTTGHAEVCQIHYDPAVISYDQLLEIFWKTHDPTTLNRQGNDVGTQYRSVIYYHNDEQKQLAEGYKKKLDEAKIWTNPIVTEIEPLTKFYPAENYHQDYYSQNGMQPYCAFVITPKLEKFRKVFKDKLK; translated from the coding sequence ATGTTCAACAAACAAATCGTTAATAATTTATTTTTTATCATCCTTCTCTTTCTTTTGAGCTCATGCTCAAATGAGGCAAAGAAAAACAATATATCAACACAAGGAGATGCAGTGTCAGATTCATTACAAACAGCTACATTCGGAGGCGGATGCTTCTGGTGTGTGGAAGCGGTATTCGAAGAAGTAAAAGGCGTTCATTCCGTTATATCCGGATATGCGGGCGGCCATAAAGAAAACCCGACTTACAACGAGGTCTGCGATGGTACCACCGGCCATGCCGAAGTATGCCAGATTCATTATGATCCCGCGGTTATCAGCTATGATCAGCTGCTTGAAATTTTCTGGAAAACTCACGATCCCACCACACTCAACCGTCAGGGGAACGACGTTGGCACCCAATACCGCTCAGTTATATATTATCACAATGATGAGCAAAAACAGCTGGCTGAAGGGTATAAAAAGAAACTGGACGAAGCAAAAATCTGGACGAACCCCATCGTCACCGAAATTGAGCCTCTCACAAAGTTTTATCCTGCTGAAAACTATCATCAGGATTATTACAGCCAGAACGGTATGCAGCCCTACTGTGCTTTTGTGATTACCCCGAAACTGGAGAAGTTCAGAAAAGTCTTTAAGGACAAACTGAAATAA
- the tnpA gene encoding IS200/IS605 family transposase — protein MSLISVYIHIVWSTKFREKFLDTPELRTAVWNHILCNARAKEIHLDHVNGYSEHCHCLVSLKPTQNISEIVRLIKGESSRWINEQKLVKGHFRWQEEYFAASVAQDHLDRVRKYIQNQEIHHTRETFDAEYDRFIKYHGFQGSENL, from the coding sequence ATGTCGTTAATTTCAGTATATATTCACATAGTCTGGAGCACAAAATTCAGGGAAAAATTTCTCGATACGCCTGAATTACGCACCGCGGTATGGAATCACATTCTCTGCAATGCCCGGGCTAAAGAGATTCACCTTGATCACGTCAACGGCTACTCGGAACATTGCCACTGTCTGGTATCGCTTAAACCGACACAAAATATATCAGAGATTGTACGGTTGATTAAAGGAGAATCATCCAGATGGATTAACGAGCAAAAACTGGTAAAAGGTCATTTCCGCTGGCAGGAGGAATATTTTGCCGCATCGGTAGCACAGGACCATCTTGACCGGGTCCGCAAATATATACAGAATCAGGAAATCCATCATACCCGCGAGACCTTTGACGCGGAATATGACAGATTCATAAAATATCACGGATTTCAAGGATCCGAAAATCTATGA
- a CDS encoding GNAT family N-acetyltransferase, protein MIIRLTARNLIFKPLTPETLEDFETLFGSNGACGGCWCMNWLIGKKEFNEGKGSTNRNRMRRLVRSGKEPGLLAYYNDEPVGWIAAAPRLDYDYLSRSRVLKPVDDKPVWSVSCLFIRKDCREKGLSVQLLKAVKKFVKERGGNIVEGYPYEPKGKLPGAFVWTGLSSAYLRAGYKEAARFSEARPIYRAKV, encoded by the coding sequence ATGATTATACGACTAACAGCACGAAATCTCATATTTAAGCCGCTGACCCCCGAAACGCTTGAGGATTTTGAAACCCTCTTCGGCAGCAACGGCGCATGCGGAGGATGCTGGTGCATGAACTGGCTGATTGGTAAAAAGGAGTTTAATGAAGGGAAAGGGAGCACTAATCGCAACCGGATGAGACGCTTAGTGCGCTCGGGTAAAGAGCCCGGTCTCCTGGCATATTACAACGATGAGCCGGTCGGCTGGATTGCCGCTGCCCCGCGGCTGGACTATGATTACCTCAGCCGGAGCAGAGTTCTGAAACCGGTTGATGACAAACCGGTCTGGTCAGTAAGCTGTCTCTTTATCAGAAAAGACTGCCGAGAAAAGGGGTTAAGCGTCCAATTACTAAAAGCCGTAAAGAAATTTGTAAAGGAACGGGGCGGCAATATTGTTGAGGGCTACCCCTATGAGCCAAAAGGAAAACTCCCCGGCGCTTTTGTCTGGACCGGCCTGAGCAGCGCATATCTCAGGGCGGGTTATAAGGAAGCAGCACGGTTTTCTGAGGCACGGCCTATTTACCGGGCAAAGGTGTGA
- a CDS encoding lamin tail domain-containing protein — protein MKHSLLRSALFAAVLMIQTGFSQTAVMNEIYSRGTTEAPDWIEIYNPGQTQIDITGFKIYDSGGQAGTKPKKEFPAGSIIPANGFLVIVTDDTAASGFGLSSGGEKVWLENATGTVIDTVTFSAMDVTQTYGRYPDGSANFKLLNTITRGTSNVLFKMNEIYSRGTTEAPDWIEIYNSSAAPVDITGFKIYDNGGMTGTKPKKEFPAGSIIPANGFLVIVTDDTTASGFGLSSGGEKVWIEDATGLLLDSVAFTAMTETQSYGRYPDGSPFWQLLNTITRGSANIITSIEDETVVDNYSLSQNYPNPFNPSTTIRFTLKSAGFVTLKIYNILGVEVSTLISETMNAGAHQVTFNAAGLSSGVYFYQLTSENYTETRKLNLLK, from the coding sequence ATGAAACATTCACTACTCCGTTCAGCACTCTTTGCAGCAGTGCTTATGATTCAGACGGGCTTTTCACAGACTGCCGTGATGAATGAAATTTATTCACGGGGAACAACAGAAGCCCCCGACTGGATTGAAATATATAACCCCGGTCAGACTCAGATTGATATTACCGGCTTTAAGATTTATGACAGCGGCGGACAGGCCGGAACCAAACCAAAAAAGGAATTCCCTGCAGGAAGCATCATTCCCGCAAACGGATTCCTGGTAATTGTAACTGACGATACTGCGGCAAGCGGATTCGGACTCTCAAGCGGCGGTGAGAAAGTCTGGCTCGAAAACGCAACCGGTACCGTGATTGATACGGTTACTTTCTCTGCAATGGATGTTACTCAAACGTACGGCAGATATCCTGATGGTTCTGCTAACTTTAAACTGCTGAATACCATCACCAGAGGCACATCAAATGTTCTGTTTAAGATGAATGAAATTTATTCCCGCGGAACTACCGAAGCTCCTGACTGGATTGAAATATATAACTCATCAGCAGCTCCGGTTGATATCACCGGATTCAAAATTTATGACAACGGCGGCATGACCGGAACAAAGCCAAAGAAGGAATTCCCTGCCGGAAGCATTATTCCCGCGAACGGATTCCTGGTAATCGTAACTGATGACACCACTGCAAGCGGATTCGGACTTTCCAGCGGCGGAGAAAAAGTCTGGATTGAAGACGCAACAGGACTGCTTCTTGATTCAGTTGCTTTCACCGCTATGACCGAAACACAGTCATATGGCAGATATCCCGACGGTTCCCCTTTCTGGCAGCTCCTGAATACCATTACCAGAGGCTCTGCTAATATCATTACCAGCATTGAAGATGAAACCGTTGTTGATAACTATTCACTAAGCCAGAACTATCCAAACCCGTTTAATCCCTCAACAACCATCAGATTCACGCTGAAATCAGCCGGCTTTGTCACCCTGAAGATTTATAACATCCTTGGCGTGGAAGTAAGTACCCTTATCAGTGAAACCATGAATGCAGGAGCACATCAGGTTACCTTTAATGCCGCCGGACTTTCAAGCGGTGTTTATTTTTATCAGCTCACATCAGAGAATTATACCGAAACCAGGAAACTGAATCTCCTAAAATAA
- a CDS encoding SdiA-regulated domain-containing protein, with translation MKKRIAKLYILTIIVIILFILTAWNCGRKEPTTAAPAPPVSSEMKPETFYSLTVSEPSGLVYNKHTNTLLTVSDSQPDIYEISLTGSTYGTIPANGTDMEGVALSVTGDTLYFAEERIRRVSAITRSGSLLRSFTINAGSPGNSGLEGITVNTATGHLYIINEKDPVMLFCYNDTTELWRKPLSFTSDISGICYDETTGALWIVSDESRKVLKLTLTGELIASWNIPFSKGEGIAIAGDKIYIVNDQENRMYLFSKPVN, from the coding sequence ATGAAAAAACGCATCGCGAAACTGTATATCCTGACAATTATTGTCATTATTCTTTTCATTCTCACAGCCTGGAACTGCGGACGCAAAGAGCCCACAACCGCGGCACCTGCTCCTCCGGTTTCCTCTGAAATGAAACCGGAAACGTTCTACTCACTCACCGTATCTGAACCATCAGGGCTGGTATATAACAAACACACCAATACTCTTCTCACCGTTTCAGACAGTCAGCCGGATATTTATGAAATTTCCCTTACCGGCAGCACATACGGCACCATCCCGGCAAACGGCACCGATATGGAAGGGGTAGCACTTTCCGTCACGGGAGATACTCTTTATTTTGCAGAAGAGCGGATAAGAAGAGTCTCCGCAATTACCCGCAGCGGTTCCCTTCTCAGAAGTTTTACCATCAACGCCGGTTCCCCTGGCAACAGCGGACTCGAAGGCATTACGGTTAATACCGCAACCGGCCATTTATACATTATTAACGAAAAAGACCCTGTTATGCTGTTTTGTTATAATGATACCACCGAGTTGTGGCGGAAACCGCTTAGTTTTACTTCTGATATTTCCGGTATTTGTTATGACGAAACCACTGGCGCTCTCTGGATAGTCAGTGATGAATCAAGAAAAGTTCTGAAACTTACACTCACTGGTGAACTCATCGCATCATGGAATATTCCATTTTCGAAAGGGGAGGGTATAGCCATTGCGGGGGATAAAATTTATATCGTAAATGATCAGGAAAACAGGATGTACCTTTTTTCCAAACCAGTTAATTAA
- a CDS encoding lamin tail domain-containing protein encodes MKNLLSAFIIILPLVFTACSRDEPSLPVVPPVPVVETIKINEVYSRGTTAAPDWIELYNTGTASVDVSGYKIYDSGGETGAKPKMTLPAGTSIAANGFLVIVVDDTTSAGFGLSSSGEKVWLEKASGTVIDTVTFPALGVDSSWGRRSDGTANWEVIFPSTKGVTNGTGNVTLQPVVMNEIFSRGADPNFDFIEIYNPNPVSIDLSGYKIYDGGGNAGTKPKLEFPAGASVPANGFYVIIVDVQEAAGFGIGSGGDEVWFENASGTVIDHQVVPAMPVATTSYCRIPDGSANWVISNTITKGAANQP; translated from the coding sequence ATGAAAAACCTTTTATCAGCTTTTATCATCATTCTTCCGCTGGTATTTACTGCCTGCTCAAGGGATGAACCTTCACTGCCGGTTGTGCCGCCGGTTCCTGTGGTAGAGACCATTAAGATCAACGAAGTGTATTCCCGCGGAACAACTGCGGCACCTGACTGGATTGAACTCTATAACACCGGTACCGCATCGGTTGATGTTTCCGGTTACAAGATATATGACAGCGGCGGAGAGACCGGCGCAAAACCTAAAATGACTCTTCCTGCCGGAACATCCATTGCAGCAAACGGTTTTCTGGTAATTGTTGTGGATGATACAACATCAGCGGGCTTTGGCCTTTCAAGCAGCGGTGAAAAAGTATGGCTCGAAAAGGCATCCGGCACCGTTATTGACACAGTAACATTCCCCGCACTGGGTGTTGATTCATCATGGGGCAGAAGAAGTGACGGAACTGCCAACTGGGAAGTTATTTTCCCTTCAACCAAAGGTGTAACCAATGGTACAGGAAATGTCACCCTTCAGCCGGTAGTAATGAATGAAATCTTCTCACGAGGCGCTGATCCGAATTTCGACTTTATCGAAATCTATAATCCCAATCCGGTAAGCATAGATCTCTCAGGTTATAAGATCTATGATGGCGGCGGCAATGCCGGCACAAAGCCAAAGCTGGAATTCCCGGCTGGAGCCTCCGTTCCGGCAAACGGTTTCTATGTTATTATCGTTGATGTTCAGGAAGCTGCGGGATTTGGCATCGGCAGCGGCGGAGATGAGGTCTGGTTCGAAAATGCCAGCGGTACGGTAATTGACCATCAGGTTGTTCCCGCAATGCCGGTTGCAACTACATCCTATTGCCGGATTCCTGACGGAAGCGCAAACTGGGTGATTTCAAATACCATAACTAAGGGTGCAGCTAATCAGCCCTGA